A section of the Leptotrichia sp. HSP-342 genome encodes:
- the nrdR gene encoding transcriptional regulator NrdR, which translates to MRCPFCGYENTKVVDSRAYFEGNSIKRRRECEKCGKRFTTHEKVAELSLTVIKKNGEKQQYSREKVYNGIVRAFENRKIDNEKIEETLDKIEREILTNYSGEIKSSELGDKILSYLIDLDEIAYVRFASVYKKFDSLDSFVKEIEKIRNDKNREK; encoded by the coding sequence ATGAGATGTCCGTTTTGTGGCTATGAAAATACAAAGGTTGTTGATAGCCGTGCATATTTTGAGGGAAATTCAATAAAAAGAAGACGTGAATGTGAAAAATGTGGAAAAAGATTTACAACGCATGAAAAAGTTGCAGAACTGTCGCTAACAGTAATAAAAAAAAATGGAGAAAAACAGCAGTATTCACGTGAAAAAGTTTATAATGGAATTGTCAGGGCATTCGAAAATCGTAAAATTGACAATGAGAAAATAGAAGAAACCTTGGATAAAATTGAGCGTGAAATACTTACAAACTATTCTGGTGAAATAAAGTCCAGTGAGCTGGGAGATAAAATACTTTCATACTTAATAGATTTAGACGAAATTGCTTATGTTAGATTTGCATCAGTTTACAAAAAATTTGACAGTCTAGACAGTTTTGTAAAAGAGATAGAAAAAATACGCAATGATAAGAATAGAGAAAAATAA
- a CDS encoding S1C family serine protease codes for MKIRNLILMISVFLCNTVFANDSLVKKALVKVYTAHQMHNYMSPWQNGQDFSSTATGFIIDGNRIITNAHAVLNEKFLQVRKEGDSKKYKANVKFISEEYDLALVDVEDKSFFSGTTTLKLGKLPNIQDSLTVYGYPLGGDKLSTTRGIVSRMEHNSYTLTNEKFLIGQTDAAINSGNSGGPVLSGGKVVGVAFAGLTQADNIGYFIPVNILENFLDDIKDGTYDGPPKLGLQWAKLESTSQRQMLGLKNDSKGVFIKKILPNSPFNGVLQRNDVLLKLDGHDIESDGTVEFRKNEKTDFNFINQEKKYGQTLSYEIIRDKKVYKGQVTLKKADIKFSVVKSTKLQEAPSYYVYGGLIFEPLTTNYITSFTEEHPANTLSAVYDREDLFKDYNGLVILVRVLPFDVNLGYSELENRIITKVNGEKYKDFNDFVKKVKNTNKEFIVFEDEDGNEIVLDVAKVNAQKSALMENYNISHEMSSDIR; via the coding sequence ATGAAAATAAGAAATTTAATTTTAATGATAAGTGTATTTTTATGTAATACTGTTTTTGCCAACGACAGTTTGGTAAAGAAAGCTCTTGTAAAGGTTTATACTGCACACCAGATGCATAATTACATGTCCCCTTGGCAAAACGGACAGGATTTCAGCTCGACTGCAACAGGGTTTATCATAGATGGTAATAGAATTATTACAAATGCTCATGCAGTACTAAATGAAAAATTCCTTCAGGTAAGAAAAGAAGGCGATTCAAAAAAATATAAGGCGAATGTAAAATTTATCTCGGAAGAATATGATTTAGCATTAGTTGATGTTGAGGATAAATCATTCTTTAGCGGAACAACAACCTTGAAATTGGGAAAACTTCCAAATATACAAGATAGCCTTACAGTTTACGGGTACCCTTTGGGTGGAGACAAGCTTAGTACTACGAGAGGAATTGTATCAAGAATGGAGCATAACAGCTACACTTTGACAAATGAAAAATTCCTTATTGGACAAACTGATGCGGCAATTAACAGTGGGAATAGTGGTGGACCTGTACTGAGTGGAGGTAAGGTCGTGGGTGTAGCATTTGCAGGACTTACTCAGGCAGATAATATAGGGTATTTTATTCCTGTAAACATACTTGAAAATTTTTTGGATGACATAAAAGATGGAACTTATGATGGACCTCCAAAATTAGGATTACAATGGGCAAAGCTTGAAAGTACATCTCAGCGGCAAATGCTGGGATTAAAAAATGATTCAAAAGGTGTTTTTATAAAAAAAATTCTTCCAAATTCTCCATTTAACGGTGTACTCCAAAGAAATGATGTGTTATTGAAATTGGATGGGCATGATATTGAGTCAGATGGAACTGTAGAATTTCGAAAAAATGAGAAAACAGACTTTAATTTTATAAATCAAGAAAAAAAATATGGACAGACATTAAGTTATGAAATTATTAGAGATAAAAAGGTATATAAAGGACAAGTTACATTGAAAAAGGCTGATATAAAATTTAGTGTGGTAAAAAGTACGAAACTTCAGGAAGCTCCTTCTTACTATGTTTATGGTGGATTAATTTTTGAGCCTCTTACAACAAATTACATTACATCGTTTACTGAAGAACATCCAGCAAATACACTTTCAGCAGTATATGATAGAGAGGATTTGTTTAAAGATTACAATGGATTGGTAATTCTTGTAAGGGTTCTTCCATTTGATGTAAATCTTGGGTATTCTGAACTTGAGAACAGAATCATTACTAAAGTTAATGGAGAGAAATATAAGGATTTTAATGATTTTGTAAAAAAAGTGAAAAATACAAACAAAGAATTTATTGTTTTTGAAGATGAAGACGGCAATGAAATTGTATTAGATGTTGCCAAGGTTAATGCACAAAAATCAGCATTGATGGAAAATTATAATATTTCACATGAAATGTCGAGTGATATAAGATAG
- a CDS encoding FtsB family cell division protein — translation MKKLRLIGNIIFFSLVVHFVLQSVNVFMGKKDMQLSLSQTNQQIKELKERKSKLEQEKENAGVNNKDKNEKFARNNLNLKRKGEVIYKIVD, via the coding sequence ATGAAAAAACTCCGTTTAATTGGAAACATAATATTTTTTAGTTTAGTAGTACATTTTGTACTTCAAAGTGTTAATGTGTTCATGGGAAAAAAGGATATGCAGTTAAGTTTATCACAGACTAATCAACAGATAAAGGAATTGAAAGAAAGAAAAAGTAAATTAGAGCAGGAAAAAGAGAATGCAGGAGTTAATAATAAGGATAAAAATGAGAAATTTGCAAGAAATAACTTGAATCTAAAAAGAAAAGGAGAAGTTATTTATAAAATAGTTGACTAA